One Fusobacterium russii ATCC 25533 genomic region harbors:
- a CDS encoding DUF1667 domain-containing protein: MKKEMICIVCPVGCHINIDTETLVVQGNACPRGAVYGKEELTAPKRVITSTVKIKNALDHRCPIKTTAGIPKELNFKLMDELKKIELTAPVKRGDIIIKNVFDTGVNVVVSKDM; this comes from the coding sequence ATGAAAAAGGAAATGATATGTATAGTTTGTCCAGTAGGCTGCCACATCAATATTGATACAGAAACTCTAGTTGTTCAAGGAAATGCTTGTCCTAGAGGAGCTGTTTATGGTAAGGAAGAATTGACTGCTCCGAAGAGAGTTATAACATCAACTGTAAAAATTAAAAATGCTTTAGATCATAGATGTCCTATAAAAACAACAGCAGGAATTCCAAAAGAACTTAATTTCAAACTTATGGATGAACTTAAAAAAATCGAATTAACTGCTCCTGTTAAAAGAGGAGATATTATAATAAAAAATGTTTTTGACACTGGAGTCAATGTAGTAGTATCTAAAGATATGTAA
- a CDS encoding NAD(P)/FAD-dependent oxidoreductase, with product MKYDLVVVGGGPAGLAAAIEAKKNGIDSILVIERAKELGGILQQCIHNGFGLHEFKEELTGPEYAQRFIDQLKEQNIEYKLDTMVLEVSPDKIVQAINTEDGYMIIEAKAVVLTMGCRERTRGAIAIPGERPAGIFTAGAAQRYINMEGYMVGKRVVILGSGDIGLIMARRLTLEGAKVLAVAELMPFSGGLMRNIVQCLEDYDIPLYLSHTVVDIIGKDRVEKVIIAKVDENKKPIPGTEIEYECDTLLLSVGLIPENDISRATGIEMDRRTNGPIVNELMETNIPGIFAAGNVVHVHDLVDFVSGESRKAGKAAAKYIKNEVQNGEYINLTNGNGIVYTVPQKVRPENIEKSLEVFMRVNRIFKNVKLEVRAGDEVLMSTKKNHMAPGEMERLLISKKKLENLNGNDLIFEIVEGKQIVSCTSYDSCTIEPVGGDK from the coding sequence ATGAAATATGATTTAGTTGTAGTTGGTGGTGGACCTGCCGGTCTTGCTGCGGCTATTGAAGCTAAAAAAAATGGGATTGACAGTATTTTAGTTATAGAAAGAGCAAAAGAATTAGGTGGTATACTACAACAATGTATCCATAACGGCTTTGGATTACATGAATTTAAGGAGGAGCTTACAGGTCCTGAATATGCTCAGAGATTTATAGACCAACTAAAAGAACAAAATATTGAATATAAACTTGATACTATGGTTTTAGAAGTATCTCCAGATAAAATTGTACAAGCAATAAATACTGAAGACGGATATATGATTATAGAAGCAAAAGCTGTTGTTTTAACAATGGGATGTAGAGAAAGAACTAGAGGGGCTATTGCAATTCCCGGTGAAAGACCTGCTGGAATTTTTACAGCTGGGGCTGCACAAAGATATATCAATATGGAAGGATATATGGTAGGAAAAAGAGTTGTAATATTAGGTTCTGGGGATATTGGTCTTATTATGGCAAGAAGACTTACTCTCGAGGGAGCTAAAGTTTTAGCTGTTGCAGAGCTTATGCCTTTTTCTGGAGGACTTATGAGAAATATAGTGCAATGTTTAGAAGACTATGATATCCCATTATATTTAAGCCATACTGTTGTTGATATAATAGGAAAAGATAGAGTAGAAAAGGTTATAATTGCCAAAGTTGATGAAAATAAAAAACCTATACCTGGAACTGAAATAGAATATGAATGCGATACCTTACTTCTTTCAGTTGGATTAATTCCTGAAAATGACATCTCAAGGGCAACAGGAATAGAAATGGATAGAAGAACTAATGGACCGATTGTAAACGAATTAATGGAAACAAATATACCAGGAATATTTGCAGCGGGTAATGTTGTTCATGTTCATGATCTTGTTGACTTTGTAAGTGGGGAATCAAGAAAAGCGGGAAAAGCTGCTGCAAAATATATAAAAAATGAAGTCCAAAATGGAGAATACATCAATCTAACAAATGGTAATGGCATAGTTTACACAGTTCCTCAAAAAGTAAGACCTGAAAACATTGAAAAATCTTTAGAAGTTTTTATGAGAGTCAATAGAATTTTTAAAAATGTAAAACTGGAAGTGAGAGCTGGAGATGAGGTATTAATGTCTACCAAAAAAAATCATATGGCTCCTGGAGAAATGGAAAGACTTTTAATTTCTAAGAAAAAATTGGAAAATTTAAATGGAAATGATCTTATATTTGAAATTGTAGAAGGAAAACAAATTGTTTCATGTACTAGCTACGATAGCTGTACTATAGAACCTGTTGGAGGCGATAAATAA
- the thiC gene encoding phosphomethylpyrimidine synthase ThiC, producing the protein MYKTQMEAAKKGILTKEMRSVAKAEFIDEKILIERVAKGEIAIPANKNHKTLMAKAVGKGMSTKINVNLGISKDCPDVDKELEKVKVAIEMKADAIMDLSSFGKTEEFRRKLIETSTAMVGTVPVYDAIGFYDKELKDIKVEEFLDVVRKHGQDGVDFVTIHAGLNREAVELFKRNKRITNIVSRGGSLMYAWMELNNAENPFYEKFDELLDICEEYDITLSLGDALRSGCLNDATDACQVKELITLGELTKRAWERNVQVIIEGPGHMAIDEIEANVKLEKKLCHGAPFYVLGPLVTDIAPGYDHITSAIGGAIAAAAGVDFLCYVTPAEHLRLPNLDDMKEGIIATRIAAHAADIAKKIPKSIDWDNRMAKYRAEINWEGMFSEAIDEEKARRYRKESSPEHEDTCTMCGKMCSMRTMKKIMSGEDLTILK; encoded by the coding sequence ATGTATAAAACACAGATGGAAGCTGCTAAAAAAGGAATATTAACTAAAGAAATGCGATCAGTTGCTAAAGCTGAATTTATTGATGAAAAAATTTTAATAGAGAGGGTTGCTAAGGGAGAGATTGCTATTCCTGCTAACAAAAATCATAAAACATTAATGGCAAAGGCTGTAGGGAAAGGAATGAGTACAAAGATAAATGTTAATCTAGGAATTTCTAAAGATTGCCCTGATGTAGATAAGGAGTTAGAAAAAGTTAAAGTTGCTATTGAAATGAAAGCGGACGCTATAATGGATCTAAGTTCATTTGGCAAGACTGAGGAATTTAGAAGAAAATTAATTGAAACTTCAACAGCCATGGTAGGAACTGTGCCAGTATATGATGCCATAGGTTTTTATGACAAGGAATTAAAGGACATAAAAGTCGAAGAGTTTTTGGATGTAGTAAGAAAACATGGGCAAGATGGAGTTGATTTTGTAACCATACATGCAGGTTTAAATAGAGAAGCAGTGGAACTTTTTAAAAGAAATAAAAGAATAACTAATATTGTATCTAGGGGTGGCTCTCTTATGTATGCATGGATGGAACTTAATAATGCTGAAAATCCTTTTTATGAAAAATTTGATGAATTGCTTGATATATGTGAAGAATATGATATAACTCTTAGTTTAGGTGATGCATTGAGATCAGGTTGTTTAAATGATGCTACTGATGCCTGTCAAGTAAAGGAACTTATAACTTTAGGTGAATTGACAAAAAGAGCTTGGGAGAGAAATGTTCAAGTTATAATAGAGGGACCTGGTCACATGGCAATAGATGAAATAGAAGCAAATGTTAAACTAGAAAAAAAATTATGTCATGGAGCACCTTTTTATGTTTTAGGACCATTGGTAACAGATATCGCACCAGGCTATGATCATATAACTTCTGCTATTGGTGGAGCTATAGCCGCTGCAGCAGGAGTGGATTTTTTATGTTATGTGACACCTGCGGAACACTTAAGATTACCTAATTTAGATGATATGAAGGAAGGTATCATAGCTACTAGAATAGCTGCACATGCTGCAGATATTGCTAAAAAAATTCCGAAATCTATTGATTGGGACAATAGAATGGCAAAATATAGGGCTGAGATAAACTGGGAAGGTATGTTTTCAGAAGCTATAGACGAAGAAAAAGCTAGAAGATATAGAAAAGAATCTTCACCTGAACATGAGGACACTTGTACTATGTGTGGTAAAATGTGTTCAATGAGAACTATGAAAAAAATTATGTCTGGAGAAGATTTAACTATATTAAAATAG
- the mnmA gene encoding tRNA 2-thiouridine(34) synthase MnmA, which produces MEYYISNISKEFEKYVQYNADNQNIKIGVAMSGGVDSSTVAYILKRQGYNIFGVTMKTFNEEDSDAKKVCEDLGIEHYVLDIRKEFKERVMDYFVDEYMKGRTPNPCMVCNRYIKFGKLLDFILDKGASYMATGHYTKLKNGALSVGDDSNKDQVYFLAQIKKEKLKNIIFPVGDLEKPKLRELAKELGVRVYSKKDSQEICFIKDGKLKEFLIETSNRKALNSGNIVDKNGKILGKHEGFSFYTIGQRKGLGISSANPLYVLEFDDKTNNIIVGTNEDLNKDRLVATDINLFLEASLDSLDNLECFVKTRSRDILHKCILRKNGNDFIVELIDNKVRAVTPGQGIVFYNNEGSVIAGGFIKK; this is translated from the coding sequence ATGGAATATTATATTTCAAATATATCCAAAGAATTTGAAAAATATGTACAATACAATGCTGATAATCAAAATATAAAAATAGGTGTTGCAATGAGTGGTGGTGTTGATAGTTCAACAGTTGCATATATCCTTAAAAGACAAGGATATAATATATTTGGTGTAACTATGAAAACATTTAATGAAGAAGACTCAGATGCAAAAAAAGTATGTGAAGATTTAGGTATAGAGCACTATGTGCTTGATATTAGAAAAGAATTCAAAGAAAGAGTTATGGATTATTTTGTAGATGAGTATATGAAGGGAAGGACACCTAACCCTTGTATGGTATGTAATAGATATATAAAATTTGGAAAATTACTTGATTTCATTTTAGATAAGGGAGCATCTTACATGGCAACAGGTCACTATACAAAGCTAAAAAATGGTGCTTTAAGTGTAGGAGATGATAGTAATAAAGATCAAGTCTATTTTCTGGCACAAATAAAAAAAGAAAAATTAAAAAATATTATATTTCCAGTGGGAGATTTAGAAAAGCCAAAACTTAGAGAGTTAGCAAAGGAACTTGGAGTAAGAGTATATTCAAAAAAAGATTCACAGGAAATATGTTTTATAAAGGATGGAAAGTTAAAAGAATTTTTAATTGAAACTTCAAATAGAAAAGCTTTAAATTCAGGAAATATAGTGGATAAAAATGGTAAAATTCTTGGAAAGCATGAAGGCTTTTCATTTTATACCATAGGTCAGAGAAAAGGTCTGGGAATTTCAAGTGCCAATCCACTTTATGTGTTAGAGTTTGATGATAAAACTAACAATATAATAGTAGGAACAAATGAAGATTTAAATAAAGACAGATTAGTGGCAACAGATATCAATTTATTTTTAGAAGCTAGTTTAGACTCTCTGGACAATTTAGAATGTTTTGTAAAAACTAGATCAAGAGATATTTTGCATAAATGTATTTTAAGGAAAAATGGAAATGATTTTATTGTTGAATTGATTGATAATAAAGTTAGAGCGGTAACACCGGGACAGGGAATAGTATTCTATAATAACGAAGGTTCTGTAATAGCTGGAGGATTTATAAAAAAATAG
- a CDS encoding phosphate/phosphite/phosphonate ABC transporter substrate-binding protein — translation MRKKLFLLAMVLVSALILLIGCAKKKEDKPLIMGFVPLSNSEKLVEEIKPLENMLAEKIGEKVEGFIATNYIGVVEALGTGTIDFALIPPFAYILANKKHGSEALLTSLNKNNEPGYYSVIVTRNDSGIDKVSDLKGKKIAFVDPSSTSGYIFPAVILMDNGIDIEKEIKYQFAGGHDKALQLLVNGDVDAVGTYENSLKKFSKEFPEIEKNTKILEKSDLIPGITLTVSSNLSEEKKTKIKEAFLAVTEEKEGQEILLKLFGLKGFQEANKNNYDSIKVKLEKLGIDIEKIK, via the coding sequence TTGAGAAAAAAATTATTTTTATTGGCAATGGTATTAGTGTCTGCCTTAATCTTATTGATAGGCTGTGCTAAGAAAAAAGAGGATAAACCACTTATTATGGGTTTTGTTCCTTTAAGTAATTCAGAAAAACTTGTAGAAGAGATTAAACCTTTAGAGAATATGCTAGCAGAAAAAATAGGAGAAAAGGTAGAAGGTTTTATAGCAACTAATTATATAGGAGTTGTAGAAGCATTAGGAACTGGAACAATAGATTTCGCACTAATACCACCTTTTGCATATATACTTGCAAATAAAAAACATGGCTCGGAAGCTTTACTTACAAGCTTAAATAAAAATAATGAACCTGGATATTATTCTGTAATAGTAACTAGAAATGATTCAGGAATAGACAAAGTAAGTGATTTAAAAGGAAAAAAAATCGCATTTGTAGATCCTTCATCAACATCTGGTTATATATTCCCTGCAGTTATACTGATGGATAATGGCATTGATATAGAAAAAGAGATAAAATATCAGTTTGCAGGAGGACATGACAAAGCTTTACAACTTCTTGTAAATGGAGATGTAGATGCAGTTGGAACATATGAAAATTCATTAAAAAAATTCTCAAAGGAATTCCCTGAGATTGAAAAAAATACTAAGATTTTAGAAAAAAGTGATTTGATACCAGGAATAACTTTGACTGTTTCTTCTAATCTAAGTGAAGAGAAAAAAACGAAGATAAAAGAAGCATTTTTGGCTGTAACTGAAGAAAAAGAAGGTCAAGAGATATTGTTAAAGCTTTTTGGTTTAAAAGGTTTTCAAGAGGCAAATAAAAACAACTATGACAGCATAAAAGTTAAATTGGAAAAACTAGGAATAGACATAGAAAAAATAAAATAA
- the mscL gene encoding large-conductance mechanosensitive channel protein MscL: MSFFKEFKTFVMRGNLIDMAVGVIIGGAFGKIVTSLVNDIMMPILGIALGNIDITSLEYKLGEPVEGVEQASIRYGAFLQDIINFLIIAFCIFVFIKLINNLTKKKEEEPAPAPLAPSKEEVLLTEIRDALNKLADK; the protein is encoded by the coding sequence ATGAGTTTTTTTAAAGAATTTAAGACATTTGTTATGCGTGGGAATTTAATTGACATGGCAGTTGGGGTAATTATAGGAGGTGCTTTTGGTAAAATTGTTACAAGCTTAGTTAATGATATTATGATGCCTATACTTGGGATAGCACTAGGTAATATAGATATTACTTCATTGGAATATAAATTGGGTGAACCTGTTGAAGGAGTTGAACAGGCGTCAATAAGATATGGTGCTTTTTTACAAGACATTATAAATTTCCTAATAATAGCTTTTTGTATATTTGTCTTTATAAAGCTTATAAATAATTTAACAAAGAAAAAAGAGGAAGAACCAGCACCAGCACCACTGGCACCATCTAAAGAAGAAGTTTTATTAACTGAAATTAGAGATGCTTTAAATAAATTAGCTGATAAATAG